One Kwoniella dejecticola CBS 10117 chromosome 10, complete sequence DNA window includes the following coding sequences:
- a CDS encoding mannose-6-phosphate isomerase, class I, whose amino-acid sequence MVRSIFKLSPGVQSYDWGKKGSASLAAQFGKASVDGFVIDEDKTYAELWMGTHPTLPSKLDDSTLLSDYIKSNNGLVGDKVIKKFEDSQHGNLPFLFKVLSIGTALSIQAHPDKTLARKLFDERPDVYKDPNHKPEMAIALTPFLAFLNFLPLPVLLLNLLIVPELQPIIPSALITQLGSSLTLPTTPSPDPFLYQPTVAPPSDEQKSILKQIFNALMSADKDTYTTAIRSLVERYKKGEDIHESEKGLVDLTLMLNDQYPDDIGILCVFFLNVVELKKGEAAFLEANSPHAYIKGDIIECMATSDNVVRAGLTPKLRDVSTLIEMLTYESGPGNKQLLKPINFNEQDDTSKLYDPPIAEFSVVKINLPAGGKTPHRKIEGPSIAIITQGKGSVSASSNEDEVDFERGQVIFIGADQEVQWEASEELEVFRAFVEA is encoded by the exons ATGGTCAGGTCAATATTCAAGCTCTCGCCCGGGGTGCAGTCGTACGATTGGGGAAAGAAAGGGTCCGCTTCGTTAGCTGCGCAATTTGGGAAGGCCAGCGTGGATGGATTTGTGATTGACGAGGATAAGACCTATGCCGAG CTGTGGATGGGCACTCACCCTACTCTACCGTCCAAACTCGATGACTCGACTCTGCTTTCTGACTATATCAAGTCGAACAACGGCCTGGTCGGTGacaaagtgatcaagaagttTGAGGACTCTCAGCATGGCAATCTCCCTTTCCTGTTCAAGGTGCTCAGTATAGGTACGGCCCTTAGTATCCAGGCTCATCCCGATAAAACACTGGCCAGGAAGTTGTTTGACGAAAGGCCGGATGTGTACAAGG ACCCAAACCACAAACCCGAAATGGCCATCGCGCTCACTCCCTTCCTAGCATTCCTCAACTTCCTACCCCTACCCGtcctcctgctcaacctcCTGATTGTACCGGAACTACAACCGATCATCCCCTCGGCACTCATCACCCAGCTCGGCTCGTCTTTGACCCTTCCCACCACCCCTTCGCCCGATCCTTTCTTATACCAACCTACCGTCGCTCCGCCGTCAGACGAACAAAAGTCCATCCTCAAGCAGATCTTCAACGCTCTGATGTCTGCTGATAAAGACACCTACACCACCGCGATCAGATCATTAGTCGAGAGATAcaagaagggcgaagatATACACGAGAGTGAAAAAGGTCTGGTGGACTTGACACTCATGCTGAATGACCAATACCCGGATGATATTGGGATACTGtgtgtcttcttcttgaatgtCGTAGAGCTCAAGAAGGGCGAAGCGGCGTTCTTGGAGGCTAATTCGCCGCATGCGTATATCAAGGGGG ACATCATCGAATGCATGGCCACGTCAGATAACGTCGTCCGAGCTGGCCTCACCCCTAAACTCCGAGACGTCTCAACCCTGATCGAGATGTTGACGTACGAATCTGGACCGGGCAATAAGCAATTACTCAAACcgatcaacttcaacgaGCAAGACGATACCTCCAAATTGTACGATCCGCCCATCGCAGAATTCTCAgtggtcaagatcaacttgcCGGCTGGAGGTAAGACACCACACAGGAAGATTGAAGGACCATCTATAGCTATCATCACGCAAGGCAAGGGAAGTGTCTCCGCTTCGtcgaacgaagatgaagtagatTTCGAGAGAGGCCAAGTCATTTTCATTGGTGCGGATCAAGAGGTACAGTGGGAGGCGAGTGAGGAGTTAGAGGTATTCAGAGCGTTCGTAGAGGCTTAG
- a CDS encoding tRNA (5-methylaminomethyl-2-thiouridylate)-methyltransferase, translating to MLKLPTPSVFSAGLTGAAHPNPTAGPSRIAAPHIPRKRLRLDSRKYLSTSEVKGLLPSLDQLGLQSGDNVTVAVSGGVDSATTLRILCELPVNLDVIFMRNWDPLLSETNPSSTANKQSQSFSLAYNGSKSSGSGTASTCQWEKDWNDVQAITNTIGIPRDKVRLVDLSKEYWSRVFEPSINVWENGGTPNPDVDCNREIKFGALMEHLPRSPRHFLATGHYGRVDHTPFGSIQARLTRAKDQSKDQTYYLSQMNEHQLSRTILPLGGLTKSTVRQLATHWNLPNANKEESMGVCFIGERGKFGDFISQYTSPPSAQGHLVSPSGDILGTHKGLWYYTIGQRAKIPNQLQPMFVARKGVGRGGQDILVVPGHDHPLLQCTGVITDKFHWIHGTYPSEILDQSDGRVKVQVRHRMRPISASVSTAEREGSISIEFDEPLSGVSPGQVAAIWYDDWCLGSGVICDTRCLGDFSE from the exons ATGTTGAAGCTCCCTACGCCGTCTGTATTTTCTGCTGGCCTAACTGGCGCGGCCCATCCGAATCCTACAGCAGGCCCATCGAGAATTGCCGCTCCGCACATCCCTCGAAAGCGACTCCGATTGGACTCGAGAAAGTACCTCTCTACAAGCGAAGTGAAAGGTCTACTTCCCAGCTTGGATCAGCTTGGATTGCAGAGCGGCGATAACG TAACGGTAGCAGTCTCCGGAGGTGTGGATTCAGCTACGACCCTGCGTATACTGTGCGAATTG CCAGTCAACCTCGATGTGATATTCATGCGGAATTGGGACCCGTTATTATCAGAAACGAATCCATCGTCGACAGCGAATAAACAATCTCAGTCTTTCTCGCTGGCATACAACGGATCGAAAAGTTCTGGAAGCGGGACAGCGTCTACTTGTCAATGGGAGAAAGACTGGAATGATGTCCAAGCGATAACCAATACGATCGGGATACCGCGAGACAAGGTCAGATTGGTCGATCTTAGTAAAGAGTACTGGAGCAGAGTGTTCGAGCCGTCTATCAACGTATGGGAGAATGGCGGGACACCGAATCCTGATGTGGACTGTAATAG GGAGATCAAGTTCGGTGCGCTCATGGAACATCTACCTCGCTCGCCGAGGCATTTCTTAGCTACGGGCCATTATGGTCGAGTGGATCATACGCCATTTGGGTCCATTCAAGCAAGGCTCACGAGGGCGAAAGACCAGAGTAAAGATCAGACGTATTATCTGTCCCAGATGAACGAGCATCAGCTCAGCCGG ACTATTCTACCCCTTGGAGGACTAACTAAATCGACTGTTCGCCAATTAGCTACTCATTGGAATTTACCGAACGCGAATAAAGAGGAGTCTATGGGCGTCTGTTTTATTGGTGAACGGGGCAAATTTGGAGATTTTATAT CTCAATACACGTCCCCTCCATCCGCCCAAGGACACCTCGTCTCCCCCTCAGGCGACATTCTGGGCACTCATAAAGGATTATGGTACTACACCATCGGCCAACGGGCGAAAATACCTAATCAACTTCAGCCGATGTTCGTAGCCAGAAAAGGCGTTGGGAGGGGTGGTCAGGATATACTGGTTGTTCCTGGCCA TGATCATCCTCTATTACAATGTACCGGTGTCATCACCGATAAGTTCCACTGGATCCATGGGACATATCCCTCTGAAATACTGGACCAATCGGATGGGAGAGTCAAAGTACAGGTCAGACATCGGATGAGACCCATCTCGGCGAGTGTCAGCACGGCGGAACgggaaggaag CATTTCAATAGAGTTCGACGAACCCCTCTCGGGAGTATCACCGGGTCAAGTCGCCGCTATTTGGTACGATGATTGGTGTTTGGGCAGCGGGGTCATCTGCGATACTCGATGTCTGGGGGATTTTAGTGAATAG